ACCGGTATCATGGTCAGCAGTCATAACAACGATGGTGTCGCCTTTTGCTTTTGCCCATTCGATGGCCCATTTACAGGTTTCGTCCCATTCAATGAAGTCACCTACATTTTCTAATGCATCGTTATCGTGTCCGCCGGTATCGATCATAGCTGCTTCAATCATTACTGCGAAACCTTCGTTGCTGCCGTCTAATGCGGTAATTGCAGCTTTGGTCATATCCAGTAAGTTTGCATCGGAAGCAGATTTTTTGATATCAAAGGGATGGGTGTAACCATTTAAGTTACTCCAGATTTTATCACCGTTTTTAACGTTTGCTAAATCGGTTTTGTTGTTCACAAATCTGTAGCCGCGCTGCTGAACCAGAGTCTTCATATTGTTGAATTCAGCAATTTCAAGACCGGGACATAAGTTTACATCATAGTCTTGGTAAACTGCCTGTTCAGACATGGGGCGATATACGCCACGGTTATAGTAGTGAGCGGTAAATGCAGCAGGAGTTGCGTGAGAGAATTCGTATTTGGATACAACACCTACACGTTTACCAGCAAGTTCTGCAGCTTCCAAAAGGTTAGCTTTCGGATTCAGGTAAGCATCCACACCAATGGAGTACAGACCAGCTTTGTGACCGGTTGCTAAAGCGGTACCGGATGCCGCAGAGTCAGTTACAGATGCACCTGCGGGATAAGTGGTTACACCGCCGATCAAGTAATCCTTGATGTACAGCTTGTTGGTGGTTTGGGTGATGGCATTGGGGTATACATTTTTGATACCGCCTGCCTGTTTTACTGCATCGGCAAGTTTGAAGGGTTCAAAACCCGCACCGTCACCAATAATGTAGATGACGTTTTTCATCTTACCGGTGTTTGCTGCAGACACTGTGGTTGCGGTAATGGTGAACATAGACATTACCATCATCAGTGCCAGCATGAGGGAAAGAAGTTTTTTGAGTCTCATATGTTGGGTCTCCTTTCTTTTTTTATAATTTTTTTTTTATACTAATATATATACGTGCCTATAATATAGGCTCTATTTATCTTACAACTTTTTTGTGAAAATAGCAAGGAAAAATTTGATTTTTATTACCCCTGAAAATATGCTTTTTGTCCTTACTGAGCGGACAAATGATTTCTATTCATTTACATTTGTTTCTAATCCCTTGAAAATCAAGTATTTTATTCTGTTTGTAAGAGAATGGTGTTGTTACAAAAAAGTTACAAAAAAGTTACAAAAAATTTAACATTTTTTTGATTTTGATTCCAATTTACCAAAAAATTACAGCAAAATTGAAGAACAGTCACCAAAGATGAAAATTTTCATACAATAAACTGAACGCAGAAAAAAAGGAACAAAGAGTTAATTTTGTCTGCGATTTCAAAATGATCAGGAGGATTTAGTATGTCGAAAGATTTTGCAACCGGTAGTATTCGTGATGCAGTTTGTGTTCATACCGATAAAGTTTATGACGCATGTAAGGATAAGGACTGTATCGTTGATGCCAGAGTGTATGTAACTCCTTGCGGTCAGGAACTGATTGACCGTTCCATCAATATCAAAGTGAGAAAAGCGGAAATCATCTGGGTATATACTGACGTGGAGGAAGTACCCTTCAACCGCGGTTTCTACACCGTGGATTTAAAATATTTCTTCAAGGTATACTTAGATGTGTTCACCGGAGTGGGCCGTCCGGTTACCGTGGAAGGATTAGCCACCTTTGATAAAAAAGTGATTCTGTTTGGTTCTGAAGGAAAATCCAAAAGTTTCACTTCCAAATACCGTCCCAATGAAAGGGACATTCAGATGTCTGTGAAGAACAATCTGCCTATGGCGATTGTTGACGTTGTAGAACCCATTGCACTATCTGCAAAAGTTGTGGAACGCAATCAGCATCACTGCTGCTGTGAAATGGATTGTTCCAGCTTACCCAGAGAAATTTGTTGCTGTTTTGATGATGATATTATCGGAGAAGAACGAGATAAAAATGTGTATGTTACCTTGGGCTTATTTTCCATCATTCGCCTGGAAAGAAATGTGCAACTGTTAGTACCCGTTTACGACTTCTGTGTGCCGGATAAGGAATGTGTGGGCGCTACTGAAGATAACCCCTGCGACTTATTTGATAACATCAATTTCCCCGTGGATGAATTTTTCCCGCCCAATGCCTGCAGCTTTGACAACAATACCTTATCCACTCCCCGTGAAACCAATCAGAGAAACTGCGGATGCAAATAAAAAAAGAGGCTTCAAGCCTCTTTTTTTATTGGATGTATCCCAAATGTTTTAACAGCCCTTCACATCCTGCCACCACATCTCGGTAGGTATCATCAAAATTTCCGGTGTACCAAGGGTCTGCGATGTCGCCACCACCTGCAAAATCGAGTAATTTGCTTACTTTCCCGAGAGAATCGGAACCGATAATCCGATTGAGATTTTTTACATTCCAGCTATCCATCAAAAGGATGTAATCATAGGTATTGTAATCTAGTTTAGTAAACTGAACGGCATATTTTCCTTCGGTAGAAATGCCATATTCTTTTAGCTTTTTTTTCGTGCCGTGGTGAACGGGATTTCCGATTTCTTCCCGACTGGTTGCGGAAGAACGAATGTAAAATTCATCCTCTTTTCCAAGTTTTTGTACCATATCTTTTAACACAAATTCCGCCATAGGACTTCTGCAAATGTTGCCGTGGCATACAAACATAATTTTTATCATTTTTTCGGATACCTCCTGTTTTTTATGAAATTTTCGTAAATTTACAACCCCGTCCGCCGAAACCGATACCCGACACCCCGACTATATAAGCGGACAGAACAGACACCGCCCGCACTTACTATATAGACGGACGGGCAAACCGGACCGCAAGGCAACACACAACATCGCCCACGGACGGAACACCCGTACACCCTTACTATATAGACGGACGGCGAACGCCCAGACTATATAAACGAAGAGCGTTACACACTCTTTTAAAGCTATATAAGAGCAGGGAGGCCGAAATATCAAAAAAATAAAACATATAAAATTTCAAAACACAAAAGGAGAACAACACTATGAAAAAAAATTACAACGAGCAATTCCTGTTAACTATCGGACGCATCTACGCAAAGGTATTGGCAGAACGAAACAATCAGGATTATGTTGTCAATGGGGAACAAATGAGAAAATTTCAGGAAATTTTAAAATTTTTCACCAAACTGGCAGCAGAGAGTGGCGGTTATATTGAATCGGTGAAACTGGAGCCGAAGGAAGAATCTGCGGGCCTCACAGCATATTTTCCGTTGGTAGACATTTACGGTAAGCACATTGGAAAATTTGCCGAACTGATTTCCTACACAACTGGCATTACGATGGACAACTCTTACGACGGCGTTTGTATTTCGCTCAGTGTACCCAACGTGTTTGTTCCAAAATCAGAATCAGAGCACTTTTGTGACTTTATTTCTGATTCTATCACAGAGTTTTAAATTTTACAAGAGTTATCGGAGAATGAATTGACAAAAAAGCGTGAATATGATATGATATTTTCCAACAAAACAAGCAAACACGGAGGGGCAAACCATGAAAATTTTAGACATGCATATTCACGCCTGGGGCACCAAACCCAATCCGGACAACCTGATTTCCAATATGAAAAAAGCAGGGGTTTGGGGTGGTTGCGTAATGTCATACCAACCCAAAGAATCTGATACGAAAAATGGTCTTTCTTTTGATGAGCGTGTGGAAGAAGCCTTAGCATGGTGCAAAGGATATGAAGAACGTTTATTTCCTGTTGTGTGGATTCATCCTCACGAAGAAAACTTATGCGAAAATGTAAAGAAAGCAGTGGAAAAAGGAATCTGCGGATTCAAAATGATTTGTCACGATTTTTATGTGTATGAAGAAGATTGTATGGAAGTTCTTCGCACTATCGCAGATTTGAATGTGCCTGTGTTTTTTCATTCCGGAATTTTATGGGACGGGACCGATTCCTCCAAGCATAACCGTCCGGTTCATTGGGAGGTTCTTTCGCAGATTCCCAAACTGCGGTTTTCTTTGGGACACTGTTCCTGGCCTTGGATTGATGAATCCTTTGCGGTGTACGGTCAGTTCTTAAATGCCAAAGGGCACGGAAATCCTGCAGAAATGTTTTTGGATACCACTCCCGGAACTCCTGTTATCTATAGAAGAGACTTGCTTTATAAGCTGTTCTGTGGTGGATATGATACCGGTCATAACATCTTGTTCGGTTCCGATTGCTTTGCTCACGATTATAAACCTCAGTGGGCAAAAAAATGGTTGGATATTGATGGCGAGTTGATGAGAGAATTTGGTGTCCGCAAGGAGATTTTTGAGAATTACTATTATCACAATGTGCTCAGATTTTTAGGAAAAACTCCCCAGGTAGAACACGATATTCCCGTGCCGGATGATGCAGGTGGCTGGCGTGCAACCAACCCTGAAGTGCCCCAAATTATCAGAAAATGGTATGATAAACTGTCATTCCCGAAATATTTTGATGAAGAATTCTGTCATGCGTTGAAAGAGATTCCCATTTCCGATGCCATCACCGTGGGAAATTATAAAGCGGATTGTCAGGATGGCAAACGAAATTTATTATCTGCGCTGTTTTTAGCAGAAGATTTATCCAAAAAATATCAGGAAAAAGGGCTCTCCGAAGAAGTTTTATTGGATTCCTTACAAGATATTCTTACTTATACACACATTTTCAGTGATTTGAAAAATGAACTTTCTTTAGGCAGAATGGATTGGATTCTGCGCATTTTAGACGGTGAAATTATCCGTCTGGGAAGACTTCAGTTTGCGTTGGAAGCATCGGAAACAGACATTCCCGAACGAGGTGTGCAGGCAGGAGATTCCATTTTGAAATGCTATATCCCCCGAGGAGAAAAACTGACCAAAGAGGCAGTACTTTCATCCGTTGAACAAGCGAAAGCGTTTTTCGGGGATTACACTGTGGTGGTAACTTCTTGGTTGTTGGATGAAACTCTGACAGAATTATTGCCCGAAAACAGCAATATTTTAGAATTTCAATCCTTATTTGAAACAGTAAAAAAAGAAGAATCTGATGCGATTTTACGCTTTGTGTTCCGTTGGAATACTAACCGTTTCAGCGTGAAATATGTACCCACTTACAATGCCTTTTCCGAAGGAGTAAAACAGGCAGTTTTAGCGGGTAAAAAATTCTATGAAGTAACAGGGTATCTTCGTTAAATTAAAAATGTCTTGGAGAGAAATTTCTTCAAGACATTTTTTAGAAAAAAAGGTGTTTTTTATGAATGATTTTTATCCTTTTTATTATCAAGATTTTAAGTGCATCGGCGGTGTGTGTAAACACAACTGTTGCATCGGTTGGGAAATAGATATTGACCCGGTCACATATGAGAAATATCAAGGGATTTCAAGTGATTTGGGAAACCGTTTGAAAAAGAATATTTCCATCGAAGGCACACCCCATTTTA
The sequence above is a segment of the Oscillospiraceae bacterium genome. Coding sequences within it:
- a CDS encoding low molecular weight phosphotyrosine protein phosphatase; this encodes MIKIMFVCHGNICRSPMAEFVLKDMVQKLGKEDEFYIRSSATSREEIGNPVHHGTKKKLKEYGISTEGKYAVQFTKLDYNTYDYILLMDSWNVKNLNRIIGSDSLGKVSKLLDFAGGGDIADPWYTGNFDDTYRDVVAGCEGLLKHLGYIQ